Proteins from a single region of Apium graveolens cultivar Ventura chromosome 7, ASM990537v1, whole genome shotgun sequence:
- the LOC141673961 gene encoding auxin-induced protein 15A-like, translated as MGISSMPWVILSAKKVWKFHSLLARNNSDVPKGYFAVYVGKIQMKRFVVPVSYLKHPSFQDLLRYAEEEFGFHHPMGGLTIPCKEDVFVNLTAKLHLQR; from the coding sequence ATGGGAATCAGCAGCATGCCTTGGGTGATTCTTAGTGCAAAGAAAGTTTGGAAGTTTCACTCTCTTCTTGCTAGGAACAACTCTGATGTGCCTAAAGGATATTTTGCAGTTTATGTTGGTAAAATTCAGATGAAGCGCTTTGTAGTCCCCGTATCCTACCTAAAACATCCTTCATTTCAAGACTTGTTGCGTTACGCAGAGGAAGAGTTTGGTTTTCATCATCCTATGGGAGGATTAACTATTCCATGCAAAGAAGATGTTTTCGTCAATCTCACTGCTAAGTTACATTTACAACGGTGA
- the LOC141673960 gene encoding uncharacterized protein LOC141673960, with translation MKSSENIGEFVTRLKTVTNEMKRNGESLNDIRVMEKLLRSLTRKFDYVVTSIEESKDLSTISIDELVGSLQAHEQRMNQYDDASHLEKALQSKVSISDSSGSSSSARGRGGFRGGYRGGRGRGRQSFNRGQNSGSYQSFGRVQNFRGRGRGGFQQRGDKSQFQCYNCNKFGHFSYECRSPKVEETSHFAAAKEDKDVGTAMFLTYKGDEENKKNVWYLDSGASNHMTGHKDLFMEIDETVSGEVTFGDSSKIPVKGKGTITIVSKNGEKRCGDVKESSVHT, from the exons atgaaaagctccgaaaatattggtgaatttgttacgCGTTTGAAAACGGTGACAAACGAGATGAAAAGAAACGGTGAAAGTCTTAATGATATCCGGGTCATGGAAAAGTTGCTCCGTTCATTGACAAGAAAATTTGATTACGTTGTTACATCAATTGAGGAGTCAAAAGATCTATCCACAATTTCCATTGATGAGCTCGTAGGTTCTCTTCAAGCCCACGAGCAACGaatgaaccagtatgatgatgCAAGCCATTTGGAGAAGGCGTTGCAAAGTAAGGTGTCCATCAGTGACAGTTCTGGCAGTAGCAGTTCTGCACGTGGCAGAGGTGGTTTTAGAGGTGGCTACCGAGGTGGACGAGGACGAGGAAGGCAGTCCTTCAATAGAGGCCAGAATTCGGGAAGTTATCAATCATTTGGTCGTGTTCAAAATTTTAGAGGCCGAGGAAGAGGTGGATTTCAACAACGAGGTGATAAATCTCAATTTCAGTGTTATAACTGTAATAAATTTGGCCATTTCAGTTATGAGTGTAGATCTCCGAAGGTGGAAGAAACTAGTCATTTTGCAGCAGCAAAAGAAGATAAAGATGTTGGTACTGCTATGTTCCTCACTTATAAAGGAGACGAGGAAAACAagaagaatgtttggtatcttgactcagGGGCCAGCAATCACATGACTGGCCACAAAGATTTATTTATGGAGATAGATGAAACCGTCAGCGGGGAAGTTACATTTGGCGATTCTTCAAAAATTCCTGTTAAAGGGAAAGGTACAATTACGATTGTATCAAAGAATGGTGAGAAAAg atgtggagatgtcaaagaatcgTCTGTTCACACTTGA